CCAGTTGTTTCAATAAATCGTGATCCACGGCCGAAGTCATTCCCAATCCATCGATCATCATCTGAATGGCTATTTTATATCGCAACATGGTTTGTGTTTGTTCAAAAAGACCGGCATAAACCAAATCGGTAATATAAGCACCGAAATTTACCGCCATCTGACTGTGTGTCAAATACTTTGAAGCATTCGAAGGGTTATTCAACAATGATGCTTGATACTGGATACCTGAGTTCTTGATCAATACCGACATCTCGATAGGCGTAGGTAATGCATAAAACACTTTTTTAGCCATATTCACATACGTTGAATCGATTGCTAAATCAGCTAAGTCAATGGTAATACCATCATTTTTCTGCTGCCTGCTGCATGTATTGCACGAATGAAACAATACAATACACAACCCAACGATTAGGAAGGATAATGGAATCTTAATATTTCGCATGAGCGTAAAATGGATAATTTTAATTTATAATGCAAATTAACAAAAAAAGTCACAATTGTTCATTGTTGAAAGACAAAATTACTTTATAGAATACGTTGTTTCTCCAGAATAGTTACACCAAAATAAAAGAAAAAACCGTTTGAAGATTTAACATATAGATATGACATGAAAAGTTTCTTTTACAGGCACGTAAAAGAAACCTTCCATGTTGTATGATCTAATAATCAGTTGTTTTAAATTTTATGGTTTTTTCCGACATATTACCCAGTTTATCTTTCGCTGTTATAACGATTGTATAAGATTGCCCCTTCTGAAAATTCTTGATAGGAGAAACATAGGCAACTTCGGGTTGTCCGTTTATAGAATAAAATATATCAGCACCACCGGTCAACAAATCGGTAGCTGCCAGATACAGCATCATATATGACGGATATTCCCCGACAAATTCCGGATCGGATGAAACTCCTCCTTCTTTATCTATACGTTGGATACTGAACGTGTGGAATATCTCAGGACCTTCCCCATCAACGGTTATTTCCAATTGATCCGAATTCCGGTTATTCACATTGTCATAACCAAAATATTTCACTACATGTGTTCCCGATTCTTTTACGGAAAACGGCTCGGTATACCTCACCTCTTCTTTCTGGTCATCAATACTATAACTCATATATTGTGTACCGGACTCCGCATCAACTGCCTTCAGGACGATCTTACTTTCAGGGCTCAGGAAAAGTACATCTCCTTTACGGAAATTGGGACCTGATAATTGATAGGACAATTGTGGCCCTACAAGATCCACATATACAATTCCTACATTATGGGTATAATTATCCTTACTGGAATTACCCATTTCGTCCAGAGCATAATAACTTATGGTGTGTTTACCTGCCTGGGAAGGAAGATAGAAAGGATCTTCGTAAGGTACAAAATCCCCCCCGTCTACAGAATACATAATTTCTTTTACTCCCGACTTATTATCCACAGCTGTCAGTTTCAATTTGGTACGACCGGAAAAATACACCTTATCACCGACAATAAACCTGTCGCCTAATACGTCCGCCGACATAATTGGAGCGGTTTTATCAAAGAAAAATGTAAAGCTTTTCAATTCTTCTTTATTCTGGACATTATCAACCGAATAATAATTCAAGGTATGTTCCCCATCAGAGAGATAGGTAAAAGAAATCATAGATCCGCTCTTGTATATCTTCTCTTTTTCATCATCAAACCAATAAACTATTTTATTAATGCCCGACAAACTGTCTGTCGATATCAAATATAATTTACTGCTTGTAGAAATTACATTTCCTCCTGCTATACCCACTATATTGTGGTAAGTAACCGGTGCCGACAAATCGATACAGAATTCCCTGGTTTTCACATCCTCAACATTTCCGACATAGTCCACGGAATAATATTGCAGTTGATGAAATCCTTCCTGAACACTGATATCAAATGTTTTATATGGGGAAAAGTTTCCCTGTTTAGTAGAATAATAAGTTTGTTTTACTCCGGCCAGGTCATCCGTTGCTTTCATATCGACGGACAAATCTTTTCCGAAATAAGTAACCCCCTCTTTCACAAAGCTTAAAGCCTTTAATGATATGGACGTTACAGGAGCTTGTCCATCGGCATATATGTCAAAAACTTCTGCCCGATGATTAATATTGTCGTTATGGCGGATATGATGTCTTCCCGGCCCATCCAGATATACAGGTTTATTTTCCTTATCATCACTCCTGTTCAAACGTTGTTTATCTCCATCAGGACTGGTAGACACATAAAAATACAACGGCAGATCCAGTTGTACGATAAACCGGCCAAGACTGTCAGTATAAGTAGTTTTCTGATGATCTTCAGGCTTCTGAGCCGAAACACCGGATACCCACCCTAAAAAAACACCGATCATCATTATTTTTCTTACCATAAAAGTATATTTATTGATCATTCACGAACCTTTTTAATTAATAATTGATTGTAAAACTGAAAGTCGATCCCTTATCAATTGTGGATTCGACAAAAATAGTCCCGCCCATCAGATCGAGCAGTTCTTTACAAAGTGCTAAACCTATTCCAAGCCCCCGGTATTCCTGGGTATATGAATCTCCTTTTTTCCAGAAACGTTTAAAGATAAGTCCCAGATAATTCCGTTCAATTCCGATTCCGGTATCTTCTACCCAGAAAGACAATTTCCTCTCATCCTGATCCACATCAATTCCGACCTGGACATATCCCCGGTCAGTATACTTGACCGAATTATCGACAAGAAGCATCAATACCCTAAAAATTCTCTTACCATCGATGAAAAGGCTTTTCATGTCATCCGGCAACCGATTTTCTATTATGATTTCCAGATTTTTCTTCTTGGCAAACATGATCATTTTTTCTGTTTCTGCCTGTATATCCTGTAACATGGAATCAATATCCGTTTCCTTCGGCTGAATAGTGATAAGCCCAGAGTCTATCCTTGATAAGGTAACAATATCATCCACCATCTTCAACAATTGTGTTGCATTATAATTGATGATATCATACATTTCTTTCCGTTCCTCAAAACCGATCAACGGATCATCGATGAATTGAATGAGACCGAGTATAGCACTCAGCGGGGTCCTTATCTCATGAGACATATTGGCAAAGAAAGCAGCTTTGAAACGGTCTGATTCCTGGGCTTTCTCAAGAGCCTGACGCAATTTGGTCGTTCTTGCTATCACCAGCTGTTCCAACTGGGCCTGATAATCGTCCAGTGCTTTCTGGGTCCGATTGAGTTGTTCATTCACAGCTGCTAATTCCTGAATATAAGTGAGTAATTCCTCGTTTTTTTCTTTGATCTCGACAAAGGCAGCCTCCAGTTCATGCTTTTGCTGGTTGATCAATAGATTTTTCTGCTCTAACTTCCGGTTGGTCCTTTTC
This genomic window from Bacteroidales bacterium contains:
- a CDS encoding tetratricopeptide repeat protein, with amino-acid sequence MNLYGQNPVDVSRLTIEQCLKLAEEKKQTGDIRESTNFLNMAAEKYWDAKDYENAVKYYNQSIELNKLISNYNGIAGINSNLGLIHFDMGKYEASYEYFRKTYQYRKEHNEKVPTISALINASVVLNKMERYDESVQVLEEAATMSREINDYAQMRSCYGMLSEAYTKAGNTEKAADYFQLYKTVHDALIKESEDRYSEANVRAQLAEKEKELAEKEKELAERENQYINSILSEKEKALEGMDSTNRQLLESKTNAELIIENLKVKDEISDLQKNEMKIQLENEQIKSQLLVVVLCVSLVIVLVIGYFLWEKKRTNRKLEQKNLLINQQKHELEAAFVEIKEKNEELLTYIQELAAVNEQLNRTQKALDDYQAQLEQLVIARTTKLRQALEKAQESDRFKAAFFANMSHEIRTPLSAILGLIQFIDDPLIGFEERKEMYDIINYNATQLLKMVDDIVTLSRIDSGLITIQPKETDIDSMLQDIQAETEKMIMFAKKKNLEIIIENRLPDDMKSLFIDGKRIFRVLMLLVDNSVKYTDRGYVQVGIDVDQDERKLSFWVEDTGIGIERNYLGLIFKRFWKKGDSYTQEYRGLGIGLALCKELLDLMGGTIFVESTIDKGSTFSFTINY